The following coding sequences lie in one Paenibacillus durus ATCC 35681 genomic window:
- a CDS encoding ABC-F family ATP-binding cassette domain-containing protein, with amino-acid sequence MISTSGVTLRYGKRALFEDVNIKFTPGNCYGLIGANGAGKSTFLKILSGEIEANSGEVHITPGERMAILKQNHFEYDENPVLETVIMGHARLYDIMKEKDALYAKSDFSEADGLRAGELEGEFAELNGWDAEPDAAALLIGLGIPRDLHDKKMAELSGNEKVRVLLAQALFGRPNNLLLDEPTNHLDLESIQWLENFLMDYEGTVIVVSHDRHFLNKVCTHIADIDFGKIQMYVGNYDFWYESSQLALQLQRESNKKKEEKIKELQAFIQRFSANASKSKQATSRKKQLDKITLDDIRPSNRKYPFLNFKPEREAGKQLLTISNLTKSIEGEKVLDEVGFVVNKGDKIAFVGPNGLPKSTLFDVIMGETEVESGEYTWGVTTSQAYFPKDNSNYFDGVELNLVEWLRQYSKDQDETFLRGFLGRMLFSGEEALKKASVLSGGEKVRCMLAKMMLNGANVLVFDEPTNHLDLESITALNNGLIDFDGTILFTSHDHQFIQTIANRIIEITPNGIIDRVMSYDEYLESDEVKELRQRMYPVEV; translated from the coding sequence ATGATCAGTACAAGCGGCGTGACACTCCGTTACGGAAAGCGCGCACTTTTTGAAGATGTAAATATAAAGTTTACTCCCGGCAACTGCTACGGCCTGATCGGGGCCAACGGCGCCGGCAAATCGACGTTTCTGAAAATTCTGTCCGGTGAGATCGAAGCCAACTCCGGCGAAGTTCATATCACGCCCGGCGAACGCATGGCCATATTGAAGCAGAACCACTTCGAATATGACGAAAACCCGGTGCTGGAAACGGTCATTATGGGCCACGCGCGCCTGTATGACATTATGAAGGAGAAGGACGCGCTGTACGCCAAGTCCGACTTCTCCGAAGCCGACGGTCTGCGGGCCGGCGAGCTGGAAGGCGAATTCGCCGAACTGAACGGCTGGGACGCTGAACCGGACGCCGCCGCGCTCCTGATCGGCCTCGGCATTCCGCGTGATCTGCACGACAAAAAGATGGCGGAGCTAAGCGGCAACGAGAAGGTCCGGGTACTGCTTGCCCAGGCGCTGTTCGGCCGTCCGAACAACCTGCTCCTTGACGAACCTACCAACCACTTGGACCTCGAATCCATTCAGTGGCTGGAGAACTTCCTCATGGACTATGAAGGCACCGTTATCGTCGTATCCCATGACCGTCACTTCCTGAACAAAGTATGTACGCACATCGCGGACATCGACTTCGGCAAAATCCAGATGTATGTCGGCAACTATGACTTCTGGTACGAGTCCAGTCAACTCGCTCTCCAGCTTCAGCGGGAATCGAACAAGAAGAAGGAAGAGAAGATCAAGGAGCTGCAGGCGTTCATTCAGCGCTTCTCGGCTAACGCCTCCAAGTCGAAGCAGGCGACGTCGCGGAAGAAGCAGCTCGACAAGATCACGCTCGACGACATTCGCCCGTCCAACCGGAAATATCCGTTCCTGAACTTCAAGCCGGAGCGCGAAGCCGGGAAGCAATTGCTGACGATCAGCAATCTGACCAAGAGCATTGAAGGCGAGAAGGTGCTGGACGAAGTCGGCTTTGTCGTGAATAAAGGCGACAAGATTGCTTTTGTCGGTCCGAACGGGCTGCCCAAATCAACGCTGTTCGATGTCATCATGGGCGAAACGGAAGTGGAATCGGGCGAATACACCTGGGGCGTTACGACATCCCAAGCTTACTTCCCGAAAGATAACTCCAATTATTTCGATGGCGTGGAGCTGAATCTGGTGGAATGGCTACGCCAATACTCGAAGGACCAGGACGAGACGTTCCTGCGCGGCTTCCTGGGACGCATGCTGTTCTCCGGCGAGGAAGCGCTGAAGAAGGCGAGCGTATTGTCCGGGGGCGAGAAGGTGCGCTGCATGCTGGCGAAGATGATGCTGAACGGCGCGAACGTCCTCGTCTTCGACGAGCCGACGAACCACTTGGACCTCGAGTCCATCACGGCGCTGAACAACGGGCTGATCGACTTCGACGGCACGATTCTGTTCACATCGCATGACCATCAGTTCATTCAGACGATTGCGAACCGGATCATCGAGATTACGCCAAATGGCATTATCGATCGCGTGATGAGCTATGATGAGTACCTCGAAAGCGACGAAGTCAAGGAACTGCGCCAGCGGATGTATCCGGTGGAAGTGTAA
- a CDS encoding virulence factor, producing the protein MKITFIEPTPSPHTMKLHLDESLEPGIRRTYTLESQHAAPAWAREMLTIPGVENIFHTADFAALERRPSADWAEIFRELKSRFGGEAAGAQDWALTDENDGAHFGEAQVFVQMFRAIPMQIRVKSGAREERIALSPRFTEAVTNVASAVLIKERKLTDYGVRYGELPEIAREVEQELEAAYPQERLDSLVQQAIAHGTAGGEFIEHRSKRGQDELLRDLTSENWRVRYAALEDLTPTPELLPQISAALRDPKLLIRRLAVVYLGDLRTPEAKELLYEAMRDNAPAVRRTAGDTLSDIGDPAATPVMTRALKDSSKIVRWRAARFLYEVGTAEARNALEAAVNDPEFEVGLQARMALERIESGEEAAGTVWQQMAGRGRS; encoded by the coding sequence ATGAAGATTACATTTATAGAACCGACCCCGAGTCCGCATACGATGAAGCTTCATCTGGATGAAAGTCTGGAGCCGGGAATACGCCGAACCTATACCCTGGAAAGTCAGCACGCTGCGCCAGCCTGGGCGCGGGAGATGCTGACCATTCCGGGAGTGGAAAATATCTTTCATACCGCCGACTTCGCGGCGCTAGAGCGGAGGCCCTCCGCAGACTGGGCGGAGATATTCCGCGAGCTGAAGTCCCGCTTCGGCGGCGAAGCGGCCGGAGCGCAGGACTGGGCGCTAACAGACGAGAACGACGGTGCGCATTTCGGTGAGGCGCAGGTGTTCGTCCAAATGTTCCGCGCCATCCCGATGCAGATTCGGGTGAAGAGCGGAGCGCGCGAGGAACGCATCGCGCTGTCGCCGCGATTCACCGAGGCGGTGACGAATGTAGCGAGCGCGGTCCTGATCAAAGAGCGCAAGCTGACGGATTACGGCGTACGCTACGGCGAGCTACCCGAGATCGCGCGCGAAGTTGAGCAGGAGTTGGAGGCCGCGTATCCGCAGGAGCGCCTTGATTCGCTGGTGCAGCAGGCTATCGCGCACGGAACGGCCGGCGGCGAATTCATCGAGCATCGCAGCAAGCGCGGTCAGGACGAGCTGCTGCGAGACCTGACGAGCGAAAACTGGCGGGTACGCTACGCGGCGCTTGAAGATTTGACGCCTACGCCCGAGCTGCTCCCGCAAATATCAGCGGCGCTGCGAGACCCGAAGCTGCTGATCCGGCGGTTAGCCGTCGTCTATCTGGGCGATCTCCGCACCCCCGAAGCGAAGGAACTGCTGTACGAGGCAATGAGAGACAACGCTCCCGCCGTGCGGCGCACCGCCGGGGATACCCTGTCCGATATCGGCGATCCCGCCGCCACGCCGGTCATGACCCGGGCGCTGAAGGACAGCAGCAAAATCGTCCGCTGGCGCGCCGCCCGGTTTCTGTACGAGGTCGGCACAGCTGAAGCGCGGAACGCGCTGGAAGCCGCGGTGAACGATCCCGAGTTCGAAGTCGGGCTTCAGGCGCGCATGGCGCTGGAGCGCATTGAGTCCGGCGAGGAAGCGGCCGGAACGGTCTGGCAGCAGATGGCGGGACGCGGACGCAGCTGA
- a CDS encoding transglutaminase domain-containing protein, which translates to MGKLTKAIVLGMLVAAAVPPAVHWGMDYAYAGVKGTSIRSVSDMTQQLTAAMNNRRESVAFTYEGNTSRLKSQLQTALDQAMSNDPYLNYIVSSYSFSYRGGSRSAAVSVKLSYRESLQQTAYVNGRVKTILNEIITPGMTGDEKVKAVHDWVVLNLKYDTTYTKYTAYEGLKSGSAVCQGYSLLTYKLLKGAGIPNKIVEGTAWQDGSGQSHAWNLVQLNGRWYHLDTTWDDPSPDKAGAVSTTYYLRTDSQMRRDHTWTRSYPAAAVEYSRTLSELASVKGEKQTAYQKLQQALRYDLYEESGIVDNAAELTTLAQQARKKGEASLLFRYNGSESRLVRDLQQLYEKGFKGLSYKTSSFENTGDLKVELYWQ; encoded by the coding sequence ATGGGGAAGTTAACGAAGGCGATAGTATTGGGAATGCTGGTTGCCGCCGCTGTGCCGCCGGCTGTGCATTGGGGGATGGATTATGCCTACGCCGGGGTGAAGGGAACCTCCATACGTTCCGTCAGCGACATGACCCAGCAGTTGACGGCAGCGATGAATAACCGCAGAGAGAGTGTTGCTTTTACATATGAAGGAAATACCTCACGCTTGAAGTCGCAGCTGCAGACCGCGCTGGACCAGGCGATGTCGAACGATCCTTACTTGAACTATATTGTGAGCAGCTACAGCTTTTCCTACCGGGGCGGTTCCCGCTCGGCGGCGGTAAGCGTCAAGCTTTCCTACCGTGAGTCGCTTCAGCAGACCGCTTATGTCAACGGGCGGGTCAAGACGATTTTGAACGAAATTATAACCCCGGGGATGACAGGCGATGAAAAGGTAAAGGCGGTCCACGATTGGGTGGTGCTGAACCTGAAATATGACACGACCTACACCAAATATACGGCTTACGAAGGGCTGAAAAGCGGCAGCGCCGTCTGCCAGGGCTATTCCCTGCTGACCTACAAGCTGCTGAAGGGCGCGGGAATTCCGAATAAAATCGTGGAAGGCACCGCGTGGCAGGACGGCTCGGGCCAATCGCACGCGTGGAATCTGGTTCAGCTGAACGGACGCTGGTACCATCTGGATACGACTTGGGACGATCCCTCTCCGGATAAAGCGGGGGCCGTCAGCACGACCTATTATCTGCGCACAGACAGCCAGATGCGCCGGGATCACACTTGGACCCGTTCCTATCCGGCAGCGGCTGTGGAGTACTCCCGTACGCTCAGCGAACTGGCAAGCGTCAAAGGAGAGAAGCAGACGGCCTATCAGAAGCTGCAGCAGGCGCTCCGGTACGACCTATACGAGGAGAGCGGAATCGTCGATAACGCGGCCGAGCTGACCACACTAGCGCAGCAGGCGCGGAAGAAGGGAGAAGCTTCGCTGCTGTTCCGCTATAACGGAAGCGAGAGCAGGCTGGTGCGCGACCTGCAGCAGCTGTACGAGAAAGGCTTTAAGGGCTTGAGCTATAAGACATCTTCGTTTGAGAATACAGGGGATTTGAAAGTGGAACTCTACTGGCAGTAA
- a CDS encoding glutaredoxin family protein, which produces MENVVVYTSTNCPHCRQVKSFLNEKGISFEERNIEQNEEFAQQVWDMGMRAVPVTVIGEHKIVGMNKTQFDKVLAAAQ; this is translated from the coding sequence ATGGAAAATGTTGTGGTATATACATCGACTAACTGTCCGCACTGCCGTCAGGTCAAAAGCTTTTTGAATGAGAAGGGAATTTCTTTCGAGGAGCGCAATATCGAGCAGAACGAAGAGTTCGCGCAGCAGGTATGGGATATGGGCATGCGCGCTGTTCCGGTTACCGTGATCGGCGAACATAAAATCGTGGGCATGAACAAAACGCAGTTCGACAAAGTATTGGCGGCTGCACAATAA
- the trxB gene encoding thioredoxin-disulfide reductase has translation MYKSIIVGTGPAGLTAAIYLARANMNPLVIEGPQPGGQLTTTTEIENFPGFPEGILGSELMDNMRAQAERFGAKFVTGWVNSVELGERPFKLNVEDMGTLETDTLIISTGATAKYLGIPGEQDNVGRGVSTCATCDGFFFRNKEIIVVGGGDSALEEAGFLTRFASKVTLVHRRNELRASKIMQDRVRANEKVEWALDRTPLEVVAGDNGVTGLKVLNNETGQEEFIEAGGVFVAIGHHPNTAFLGGQITVDSNGYIVTNPGTSETNIPGVFACGDVQDTRYRQAITAAGSGCKAAMDAEKYIESLEHSAVAL, from the coding sequence ATGTATAAATCAATCATTGTCGGTACCGGACCTGCGGGTCTGACTGCCGCTATCTATTTGGCCCGGGCCAATATGAATCCGCTGGTTATTGAAGGCCCGCAGCCGGGAGGCCAGCTTACCACGACCACCGAGATCGAGAACTTCCCGGGATTCCCGGAAGGAATTCTCGGTTCGGAGCTGATGGACAATATGCGCGCACAGGCGGAGCGTTTCGGAGCGAAATTCGTTACCGGCTGGGTGAACAGCGTGGAGCTGGGAGAGCGTCCGTTCAAGCTAAACGTTGAAGACATGGGCACGCTTGAGACCGATACGCTGATCATTTCCACCGGCGCTACCGCGAAGTACCTGGGCATCCCGGGAGAGCAGGACAATGTGGGCCGGGGCGTCAGCACCTGCGCGACCTGCGACGGCTTCTTTTTCCGTAACAAGGAAATTATCGTTGTGGGCGGCGGGGATTCGGCGCTGGAGGAAGCCGGCTTCCTGACCCGCTTCGCTTCGAAGGTGACACTGGTGCATCGCCGGAATGAACTGCGCGCTTCCAAGATTATGCAAGATCGGGTACGCGCCAATGAGAAAGTGGAATGGGCGCTGGACCGTACACCGCTTGAAGTGGTGGCAGGCGATAATGGCGTTACCGGTCTGAAGGTGCTGAACAACGAGACCGGCCAAGAAGAATTCATTGAAGCGGGCGGCGTGTTCGTGGCGATCGGTCATCACCCGAATACGGCTTTCCTTGGCGGTCAGATTACCGTCGATTCGAACGGTTATATCGTAACGAATCCGGGCACTTCCGAGACGAACATTCCGGGCGTATTCGCCTGCGGCGATGTTCAGGATACCCGGTACAGACAGGCGATTACGGCGGCGGGCAGCGGCTGCAAGGCTGCCATGGACGCTGAGAAATACATTGAGAGCCTGGAGCACAGCGCGGTTGCGCTGTAA
- a CDS encoding heavy metal translocating P-type ATPase has protein sequence MQDAKQLPRISSLNGQAKKPGAPKGRKFDPKAMIQNTEMQAALGSGLLMLLAWGLSGWLPVLSVIVYTAAYTVGGWIKAKEGVETLVKEHDLDVNLLMIAAALGAASIGYWNEGAMLIFIFSLSGALESYTMDRSRKDISSLMALKPATALRIEQGAMNEVTIDKLVIGDLLLVRPGELIPADGTVYRGESSVDQASITGESVPVEKVYGDEVFAGTLNGEGALYIEVTKSAENSLFAKIVKMVEDAEAEVPESQRFIKRFEAIYARAVVALTLVLVVLPPFVLGWSWGTTFYKAMVFLVVASPCALMSSIMPAMLSAISRSARKGILFKGGAHLENMARTAVVAFDKTGTLTAGTPEVTDFIIGKGYNRLELLTVSASIESMSRHPLAEAIVRKAEDECLELWNVQDSRSLTGWGVEGQVSGKLWRIGKSNILDDGKIPVQRAETAADTAAADGTGSDSGMTDGEPAALRSEDLAFWREQRTSLEKDGKTVSVILDGDTVAGMIALQDTVRPEAEDAVRKLQELGIKVAMLTGDRAATAQAIGAKTGVDLVFSDLLPEDKVKHIAALREQYGHTIMVGDGVNDAPALAQATVGMGMGMKGSGAALEVADVVLMNDNIGEIASTISLARRCQRIVKQNMTFAISVIVLLIASNFINGIALPFGVIGHEGSTILVILNGLRLLR, from the coding sequence ATGCAAGATGCGAAACAACTGCCGCGTATCTCTTCTTTGAATGGGCAAGCGAAGAAACCCGGAGCGCCCAAAGGAAGAAAATTCGATCCAAAAGCGATGATTCAAAATACGGAAATGCAGGCTGCGCTTGGAAGCGGGCTGCTTATGCTTCTGGCCTGGGGACTAAGCGGCTGGCTGCCGGTGCTGTCGGTCATCGTCTATACGGCCGCGTATACGGTTGGAGGGTGGATCAAAGCCAAAGAGGGAGTGGAGACACTCGTCAAGGAGCATGATCTCGATGTCAACCTGCTGATGATCGCGGCGGCGCTTGGAGCGGCGTCGATCGGCTACTGGAACGAAGGGGCGATGCTGATCTTTATTTTTTCCCTCAGCGGAGCGCTGGAGAGCTATACGATGGACCGCAGCCGCAAGGACATCTCTTCACTGATGGCGCTCAAGCCGGCGACGGCGCTGCGCATCGAGCAGGGAGCCATGAACGAGGTGACGATCGACAAGCTGGTCATCGGCGATCTGTTGCTGGTGCGTCCTGGCGAGCTGATTCCTGCCGACGGAACCGTGTACCGGGGGGAATCGTCGGTCGATCAGGCCTCGATTACCGGCGAATCGGTGCCGGTCGAGAAGGTTTACGGGGATGAAGTATTCGCGGGCACGCTGAACGGTGAAGGCGCGCTGTACATTGAGGTGACGAAATCGGCGGAGAACTCGCTGTTTGCCAAAATCGTCAAAATGGTGGAGGACGCGGAAGCCGAGGTTCCGGAATCCCAGCGCTTTATCAAGCGGTTCGAGGCGATTTACGCCCGGGCTGTGGTCGCTCTGACGCTTGTTCTCGTTGTCCTGCCTCCATTTGTGCTGGGCTGGTCTTGGGGCACTACGTTTTATAAAGCGATGGTCTTCCTCGTTGTCGCCTCTCCATGCGCCCTGATGTCGTCCATCATGCCCGCGATGCTGTCTGCGATTTCGAGGAGCGCGCGCAAAGGCATTCTGTTCAAGGGCGGAGCGCATCTGGAAAATATGGCGCGTACCGCCGTCGTCGCCTTTGACAAGACGGGAACCTTGACGGCAGGGACGCCCGAGGTGACCGATTTCATCATCGGCAAAGGTTATAACCGGCTTGAGCTGCTGACGGTCAGCGCATCGATTGAGAGTATGTCGCGCCATCCGCTGGCCGAAGCGATTGTCCGCAAAGCCGAAGACGAATGCCTGGAGCTGTGGAATGTGCAGGATTCCCGTTCTTTGACCGGCTGGGGAGTGGAAGGCCAAGTGAGCGGCAAGCTGTGGAGGATCGGCAAATCCAACATTTTGGATGATGGAAAAATTCCGGTTCAGCGCGCAGAGACAGCAGCGGATACCGCCGCCGCTGACGGAACCGGATCTGACAGCGGCATGACAGACGGCGAACCGGCAGCACTGCGCAGCGAAGATCTGGCGTTCTGGCGAGAGCAGCGCACGAGCCTGGAGAAGGATGGCAAGACCGTATCCGTTATTCTGGACGGAGATACAGTGGCGGGCATGATCGCGCTTCAGGATACGGTGCGCCCGGAGGCGGAGGACGCGGTGCGGAAGCTGCAGGAGCTGGGCATCAAGGTGGCAATGCTGACCGGGGACCGGGCAGCCACGGCGCAGGCGATCGGCGCGAAGACGGGGGTCGATCTCGTCTTTTCCGACCTGCTCCCGGAAGATAAAGTGAAGCATATCGCCGCGCTGCGGGAGCAGTACGGTCATACGATCATGGTTGGCGATGGCGTCAACGATGCGCCCGCGCTCGCGCAGGCGACGGTAGGCATGGGAATGGGCATGAAGGGCAGCGGCGCGGCGCTTGAAGTCGCCGATGTGGTGCTGATGAATGACAATATCGGGGAGATTGCTTCGACCATCTCGCTCGCCCGCCGCTGCCAGCGAATTGTGAAGCAGAATATGACTTTTGCCATAAGCGTCATCGTCCTGCTCATTGCAAGTAATTTTATCAATGGCATCGCGCTTCCCTTTGGCGTCATCGGCCATGAAGGCAGCACCATTCTCGTGATCCTGAACGGATTGCGGCTGCTGCGGTAG
- a CDS encoding homocysteine synthase encodes MSEQANLSFETLAVHAGQQIDPATFARAVPLYQTTSYGFRDAEHAANLFGLKEFGNIYTRLTNPTTDVFEQRIAALEGGAAALATASGAAAISFSILNIAGAGDEIVSSASLYGGTYNLFSTTLPKLGIKVHFVDSDNPENFRSAITENTKALFAETIGNPQGNVLDIEAVAAIAHEHGIPLIVDNTFPSPYLLRPIEHGADIVVHSATKFIGGHGTSIGGVIVDGGKFDWKASGKFPGLTEPDPSYHGLVYTEALGTIAYIIKARVQLLRDIGASISPFNSWLLLQGLETLHLRVERHSQNAQKVAEFLEAHEDVEWVSYPGLPSHPSYQLAQKYLPKGQGAILTFGIKGGSEAGRKVIENVKLFSHLANVGDSKSLIIHPASTTHQQLSEDEQRSAGVTPELIRLSIGTEAIADILDDLRQAIAASQGVTAQ; translated from the coding sequence ATGTCAGAACAAGCCAACCTGTCGTTTGAAACGCTCGCCGTCCATGCCGGACAGCAAATCGATCCGGCTACGTTCGCCCGCGCCGTTCCGCTTTATCAGACCACTTCTTACGGATTCAGGGATGCGGAGCATGCGGCCAATCTGTTCGGATTGAAAGAGTTTGGGAACATTTATACACGTTTGACGAATCCGACGACCGATGTGTTCGAGCAGCGGATTGCGGCGCTGGAAGGCGGGGCGGCAGCGCTGGCGACAGCTTCTGGCGCGGCGGCTATTTCCTTCTCTATTCTGAATATTGCCGGAGCCGGAGATGAAATTGTATCCTCGGCAAGCCTGTACGGGGGCACATACAATCTGTTCTCCACTACACTGCCTAAGCTTGGCATTAAGGTCCATTTCGTGGACTCGGATAATCCGGAGAATTTCCGCAGCGCTATTACCGAGAATACCAAGGCGCTGTTCGCGGAAACGATCGGCAATCCGCAGGGGAATGTGCTGGACATCGAGGCGGTGGCTGCCATCGCGCATGAGCATGGTATCCCGCTTATTGTCGACAATACGTTTCCGAGCCCATATCTGCTCCGTCCGATTGAGCACGGAGCCGACATTGTCGTCCATTCGGCGACCAAATTCATCGGGGGCCACGGCACCTCTATCGGCGGAGTGATTGTGGACGGGGGCAAATTTGACTGGAAGGCCAGCGGCAAGTTTCCGGGCCTGACGGAGCCCGACCCCAGCTACCACGGCCTGGTCTATACCGAAGCACTAGGAACGATCGCCTACATTATTAAGGCCCGCGTTCAGCTGCTCCGCGATATTGGCGCGTCGATCTCGCCGTTTAACTCCTGGCTGCTGCTGCAGGGGCTTGAAACGCTGCATCTGCGGGTGGAGCGCCACAGCCAGAATGCGCAGAAGGTGGCGGAATTTCTGGAAGCCCATGAAGATGTGGAATGGGTAAGCTATCCGGGGCTGCCGAGCCATCCATCCTACCAGCTCGCGCAGAAGTATTTGCCGAAAGGGCAGGGAGCGATCCTGACCTTTGGCATCAAGGGAGGAAGCGAGGCGGGCCGCAAGGTTATCGAGAACGTGAAGCTGTTCTCACATCTGGCGAATGTCGGCGATTCCAAGTCGCTGATCATTCATCCGGCCAGCACAACCCATCAGCAGCTGTCGGAAGATGAACAGCGGTCTGCGGGTGTAACGCCCGAGCTGATCCGCCTGTCGATCGGTACGGAGGCGATCGCAGATATATTGGATGATTTGCGCCAGGCCATTGCGGCCAGTCAGGGAGTAACCGCCCAATAA
- the deoC gene encoding deoxyribose-phosphate aldolase: MSEINLTRMIDHTLLKADARKEDIVKLAEEAKSYKFASVCVNPGWVSVAHEVLKDTPEVKVCTVIGFPLGATTPETKAFETVNAIRNGAEEVDMVINIGALKDGNDELVKRDIAIVVEEARGKALTKVIIETSLLTEEEKIRACKLAVEAGADYVKTSTGFSTGGATKEDIALMRSVVGPDIGVKASGGVRSVEDALVMIGAGATRIGTSGGVAIAKGERNISGY; the protein is encoded by the coding sequence ATGAGCGAAATCAATCTAACCCGAATGATCGATCATACGCTGCTGAAAGCGGATGCTCGAAAAGAAGACATCGTAAAACTGGCGGAAGAAGCCAAAAGCTATAAATTCGCCTCCGTATGCGTTAACCCTGGGTGGGTTTCCGTTGCCCATGAGGTGTTAAAGGACACGCCGGAGGTAAAGGTATGCACGGTAATCGGCTTTCCGCTGGGTGCTACGACGCCGGAGACAAAGGCTTTTGAAACGGTGAACGCGATCCGAAACGGCGCGGAAGAAGTCGATATGGTCATCAACATCGGCGCTCTAAAAGACGGTAACGACGAACTGGTGAAGCGCGATATCGCCATCGTGGTGGAAGAGGCGCGCGGGAAGGCGCTGACCAAGGTTATTATTGAGACTAGCCTGCTTACGGAAGAAGAGAAGATTCGGGCCTGCAAGCTGGCGGTGGAAGCCGGGGCCGATTATGTGAAGACCTCGACAGGCTTCTCTACCGGCGGGGCAACCAAAGAAGATATTGCGTTAATGCGAAGTGTAGTAGGGCCGGATATTGGCGTCAAAGCCTCCGGCGGCGTGCGCAGCGTGGAGGACGCTCTGGTTATGATCGGCGCGGGCGCAACGCGGATCGGCACCAGCGGCGGTGTGGCGATTGCCAAAGGGGAGCGGAATATTTCCGGTTATTAA
- a CDS encoding prohibitin family protein, with protein sequence MEINPKQRSFRSGKIISTVAAILIVLLIGGNAFSTVEYGHVGLYKTFGKLNDNVLSPGIHYKIPFIQSIIQVNTQVTKAETDTSASSKDLQPVSTHVAVNFSVNKESAYNLMNNIGGSFDSVIINPAIQEIVKEVTARYPAEDLIARRDVVASEISDHLKNRLAKYDLIVNDINIVNFKFSEAFNDSIEAKQVAQQQALKAENDLKRIEIEAKQKVAQAQAEAQSLKLKKQEVTPELVQLKQIEVQEKALDKWDGKLPAVTGGATPFIDLNSLAAK encoded by the coding sequence ATGGAAATCAATCCAAAGCAAAGGTCGTTTCGTTCCGGAAAAATAATCAGCACGGTTGCTGCCATACTCATCGTGCTGCTGATCGGGGGAAATGCTTTTTCGACAGTGGAATACGGACATGTGGGGCTGTACAAGACATTCGGGAAGCTGAATGACAATGTATTGTCGCCGGGTATCCATTATAAAATACCCTTCATTCAGTCCATCATCCAGGTCAACACGCAGGTGACCAAGGCGGAAACCGACACATCGGCTTCGTCGAAAGATCTTCAGCCCGTATCCACGCATGTGGCGGTTAACTTTTCCGTGAACAAGGAGTCGGCGTACAACCTGATGAATAATATCGGCGGAAGCTTCGATTCGGTCATCATTAATCCCGCTATCCAGGAAATCGTCAAGGAAGTTACGGCAAGGTATCCCGCGGAGGATCTCATTGCCCGCCGAGATGTGGTTGCCAGCGAGATTAGCGATCATTTGAAGAACCGGCTAGCTAAATACGATTTGATTGTAAATGATATTAATATTGTAAATTTCAAATTCTCCGAAGCATTTAACGATTCGATTGAAGCGAAGCAGGTGGCTCAGCAGCAGGCGCTGAAAGCGGAGAACGATCTGAAGCGGATTGAAATCGAGGCGAAGCAGAAGGTTGCACAGGCGCAGGCGGAAGCCCAGTCGCTCAAACTGAAGAAACAGGAAGTGACGCCGGAGCTGGTACAGCTGAAGCAGATCGAGGTTCAGGAGAAGGCGCTGGACAAATGGGATGGGAAGCTGCCGGCCGTTACCGGCGGCGCGACTCCGTTTATCGACCTCAATTCTTTGGCCGCCAAATAA
- a CDS encoding HPr family phosphocarrier protein, whose protein sequence is MRVHDITLTRDFSSDDLKCISMKAGRYLSEIILLKPDAVIDVKSLLGMMLYPLKKGFVITIRTKGKDEEEALDFMCEIMDSR, encoded by the coding sequence ATGCGCGTTCACGATATTACTTTGACCCGCGACTTTTCCTCCGATGACCTCAAGTGCATATCCATGAAAGCGGGACGTTACCTTTCCGAGATTATTCTGCTCAAGCCGGATGCGGTCATCGATGTGAAAAGCTTGCTGGGAATGATGCTGTATCCGCTCAAAAAAGGCTTTGTCATCACCATCCGCACAAAAGGCAAGGATGAAGAAGAAGCGCTGGACTTTATGTGCGAGATTATGGATTCCCGCTAA